The proteins below are encoded in one region of Hordeum vulgare subsp. vulgare chromosome 3H, MorexV3_pseudomolecules_assembly, whole genome shotgun sequence:
- the LOC123439379 gene encoding transcription factor bHLH110-like codes for MMASSSSSSDLSADHQLLQDDLPWPSSALPPPLAPALYHAVGGNHHQWSQPLMLEQLSSDELEALLSAQVHQHHSTHSQMLAAPLTTNPHHQLSSLLMMQELGLQWSTSCGAANGDSNESEQDVVKEDAELPEHLMLPRPSSSSSIAYDDDMAVDGAVVLPSVNVSRLQKLPCPVAAGPFGGRTEAALEMLASAKFCKSLLSCSQASSTVLLHDGGGTAPLLGMGEHHHVAYVPPPPVHRLQGPSSVLHAYNKMGVPAALVSGNGSALQAAAGRSSGGGGLHDEGGGQQLQVVVSSKKKPRLLHSRPATNNNILPSFKVRKEKLGDRIAALQQLVSPFGKTDTASVLMEAIGYIKFLQDQVETLSGPYMRSAKHKKARTTQQRGPSNTGNQKEEAKVDLRSRGLCLVPLACTSYVTNENGVWAPPNFRGN; via the exons ATGATGGcctcctcgtcttcctcctccgacctAAGCGCGGATCACCAGCTCTTGCAAGATGACCTCCCATGGCCTTCTtctgccctgccaccgccgcttgCTCCAGCTTTATATCACGCCGTCGGAGGCAACCACCACCAATGGAGCCAGCCCCTAATGCT TGAGCAGTTGAGTTCAGACGAGCTTGAGGCACTCCTGTCAGCACAAGTCCACCAGCATCATAGCACTCATAGCCAGATGCTTGCTGCTCCATTGACAACAAACCCTCATCATCAGCTGAGCTCACTGCTGATGATGCAAGAGCTAGGGCTCCAATGGAGTACCAGCTGTGGCGCCGCCAATGGAGACTCCAACGAGTCAGAGCAAGATGTGGTCAAAGAGGACGCCGAGCTACCAGAGCACCTTATGCTTCCAAGACCGTCATCGTCGTCGAGCATCGCTTACGATGACGACATGGCCGTGGACGGCGCCGTCGTGCTCCCGAGCGTCAACGTCTCGCGGCTGCAGAAGCTCCCATGCCCAGTCGCGGCGGGGCCTTTTGGCGGCCGCACGGAGGCGGCCCTCGAGATGCTAGCTTCGGCCAAGTTCTGCAAGAGCCTGCTGAGCTGCAGCCAAGCTTCTTCGACGGTGCTGCTCCATGACGGCGGCGGGacggcgccattgctggggatgGGAGAGCATCATCATGTGGCGTATGTCCCTCCTCCTCCTGTTCATCGTCTTCAAGGGCCGTCCTCCGTTCTCCACGCCTACAACAAG ATGGGTGTGCCTGCTGCTTTAGTGAGTGGAAACGGAAGTGCGCTGCAAGCAGCAGCGGGGAGATCATCGGGAGGGGGAGGCCTGCACGACGAGGGGGGAGGGCAGCAATTGCAAGTGGTGGTATCGTCGAAGAAGAAGCCTCGGCTGCTCCACTCGCGGCCCGCCACCAACAACAATATCCTCCCTTCTTTCAAG GTAAGGAAAGAGAAGCTAGGGGATAGGATTGCTGCTCTTCAACAGCTGGTCTCACCCTTCGGCAAG ACTGATACAGCATCAGTGCTGATGGAGGCCATCGGGTACATAAAGTTTCTTCAAGACCAGGTCGAG ACGTTAAGCGGGCCATACATGAGATCAGCCAAACATAAGAAAGCCAGGACAACACAACAGCGG GGGCCGTCAAACACCGGAAATCAGAAGGAGGAAGCAAAGGTTGATCTTCGCAGTAGAGGGCTGTGCTTGGTGCCTCTCGCATGCACCTCCTACGTCACCAATGAGAATGGCGTCTGGGCCCCACCTAATTTTAGGGGAAACTAA